Proteins from one Pontibacter korlensis genomic window:
- a CDS encoding SusC/RagA family TonB-linked outer membrane protein, which translates to MSLNFTKGISKHVVATVFLVLLCCCSAFAQAQTVRGAVKDGNGTPLPGASVAIKGTTTGTVTNLDGSYTLRVNSAEDVLVVSYIGFLNQEVTVGNREVVDITLREDTNSLSEVVVTALGIEREEKALGYATQTVSGESITNARSNNFASALSGKVAGLSLISPGSGPVNSTRISLRGDNSLNPDGNNALIVLDGVPMSSEMTSSGVSSAYGAGSGNDVPIDFGNGIADINPDDIESITVLKGPSAAALYGSRAANGALIITTKSGNRQQKGLGVTVNTNISFNDVLRWPDFQHEYGQGTENLNKDGQPYYSYRASEDGANTGSTSSAYGPKFDGQYYYQYDPTLEGQSAERQLWRPYKDNVKGFFRTGSTITNSVAIAGGNEKGSARASITHSKNEWIMPNTGFERMTAALSLNYKASDKLRLASKVNFTHKTSDNLPATGYNNQSISYFMIFQNPNVDLAWYKPRWKKGQEQIDQIHPFSSYIDNPYVIAYEMTNALNNYSTVGNISATYEISPKFEAMVRSGIDLSSEDREQRRPFSTANFQYGYYKEQGIFDYEINTDALFTYREKIGSDIDVRASVGGNTMRRKYRGTNGVVDGLVIPGVYKLSNGISTPMMTTRHLQKQVNSLYALASFSYQDKVFVDVTGRNDWSSTLPVQNNSFFYPSISSSFILSDILTLPRQISYAKLRLSAAQVGNDTDPYKTRKYYGQSEFAGSGSVPTTLHNVDFKPEITTNYEAGLEYRLFQGRLGMDITLYRSFTKNQILDMPLDPTTGYSRAVMNAGKVRNQGVELMLNATPVETRNFQWRSTVVWSKNDNKVLELAEGLGTDQQVIASGGQATIIAKVGGTTGDIYGYGFVRSPDGQIVYDKAGLPAYPDETQYIGNAYADWKGGFTNEFSYKNFRFSVLVDGQYGGIIYSQTHHKMSEQGKLKHTLMGRAEGFIIGDGVVDNGDGTYSENTTKVSPLQYYKRYYRRANVESNSFDASYLKLREMRLEYNLPKSLLAKTKFLNGASVALYGRDLAMLTDFPIFDPETAALNGSTIMPGVEIGQMPSTRTFGANVTLQF; encoded by the coding sequence ATGAGTTTGAATTTTACCAAAGGTATTAGTAAACACGTGGTAGCAACCGTTTTCTTAGTGCTGCTATGCTGTTGTAGTGCATTTGCACAAGCGCAAACAGTCAGAGGAGCGGTAAAGGACGGGAACGGTACGCCATTGCCTGGCGCCAGTGTAGCTATCAAAGGAACTACAACTGGTACAGTTACCAACTTGGACGGTAGCTATACTCTAAGAGTTAACAGCGCTGAGGATGTGCTGGTAGTTAGCTACATCGGTTTTTTAAACCAGGAAGTAACAGTTGGAAACCGGGAGGTTGTAGATATTACGCTTCGCGAAGACACAAATAGCCTTAGCGAAGTAGTAGTAACCGCACTAGGTATTGAGCGAGAGGAGAAAGCCCTAGGCTATGCCACCCAAACAGTAAGCGGCGAGAGTATCACCAACGCCCGCTCTAACAACTTTGCGAGCGCTCTATCTGGTAAGGTAGCAGGCCTTAGCCTGATTTCTCCAGGTTCTGGCCCGGTAAACTCTACAAGAATATCACTGAGAGGGGATAACTCACTTAACCCGGATGGTAACAACGCGCTTATTGTGTTGGACGGTGTGCCTATGAGCAGCGAAATGACCAGCTCCGGTGTGAGCAGCGCTTATGGTGCCGGTTCCGGAAATGACGTGCCGATCGACTTTGGTAACGGAATTGCTGATATCAACCCAGATGATATAGAAAGTATAACAGTGCTGAAAGGCCCAAGTGCGGCAGCGCTTTACGGTAGCCGTGCAGCCAACGGTGCCTTGATCATCACAACGAAATCAGGAAACCGCCAGCAGAAAGGTCTGGGTGTAACGGTTAACACCAACATCAGCTTTAACGATGTATTAAGATGGCCTGATTTTCAGCATGAGTACGGACAGGGTACTGAAAACCTGAACAAGGATGGTCAGCCATACTACTCTTACCGTGCGTCGGAAGACGGTGCTAACACAGGAAGTACAAGTAGCGCCTATGGTCCAAAATTCGACGGACAATACTACTACCAATACGATCCTACTTTGGAAGGACAGTCTGCAGAGCGCCAGCTATGGAGACCTTATAAAGATAACGTAAAAGGCTTCTTCCGCACGGGTTCCACTATCACAAACAGTGTGGCCATTGCAGGTGGAAATGAAAAAGGTTCTGCTCGTGCCTCCATCACACACTCTAAAAACGAGTGGATTATGCCTAACACGGGCTTTGAGCGTATGACGGCTGCTCTGAGCCTGAATTACAAAGCGTCAGACAAGCTAAGATTAGCCTCTAAGGTTAATTTCACGCACAAGACAAGTGATAACCTGCCAGCTACTGGTTACAACAACCAGTCTATCTCCTACTTTATGATCTTCCAGAACCCTAACGTGGACCTGGCCTGGTATAAGCCAAGATGGAAGAAAGGGCAGGAGCAAATAGACCAGATTCACCCTTTTAGCTCTTACATCGATAACCCGTACGTTATCGCCTACGAGATGACCAATGCGCTGAATAACTACTCTACTGTTGGTAATATCTCGGCTACTTACGAGATCTCTCCTAAGTTTGAGGCAATGGTGCGTTCAGGTATAGATTTGAGCAGCGAAGACCGTGAGCAGCGTCGCCCTTTCAGCACAGCCAACTTCCAGTACGGCTACTACAAAGAGCAGGGCATTTTCGACTACGAGATCAACACAGACGCCTTGTTTACTTACCGTGAGAAAATTGGCAGTGACATTGATGTAAGAGCTTCAGTGGGTGGTAACACCATGCGCCGCAAGTACAGAGGCACTAACGGTGTGGTAGATGGTCTGGTGATTCCGGGAGTATACAAGTTGTCGAATGGCATCAGCACTCCAATGATGACAACACGCCACTTGCAGAAGCAAGTGAACAGCCTTTATGCCCTAGCCTCGTTCTCTTACCAGGACAAAGTGTTTGTTGACGTAACAGGCCGTAACGACTGGTCGAGCACACTGCCTGTGCAGAACAACTCCTTCTTCTACCCATCTATCAGCTCAAGCTTTATCCTGAGCGATATCCTGACACTGCCACGCCAGATCTCTTATGCTAAACTTAGGTTGTCGGCAGCACAGGTGGGTAACGACACAGATCCTTACAAAACAAGGAAGTACTACGGGCAGAGCGAGTTTGCAGGCTCGGGTTCAGTGCCAACTACCTTGCACAACGTAGACTTTAAGCCAGAAATCACCACAAACTATGAAGCTGGTTTAGAATACAGACTCTTCCAGGGTCGCCTGGGCATGGACATTACCCTGTACAGAAGCTTCACGAAGAACCAGATCCTAGATATGCCGCTTGACCCAACTACTGGCTATAGCAGAGCCGTGATGAATGCCGGTAAGGTACGCAACCAGGGTGTTGAACTGATGCTGAATGCTACGCCTGTTGAGACCCGCAATTTCCAGTGGAGATCTACAGTGGTATGGTCTAAAAACGACAACAAAGTCCTGGAGCTAGCTGAAGGCCTGGGTACTGATCAGCAGGTAATCGCTTCTGGTGGCCAGGCTACCATTATTGCCAAAGTGGGCGGTACTACAGGTGATATCTACGGTTACGGCTTTGTAAGAAGCCCGGACGGACAGATTGTGTATGATAAGGCCGGTCTGCCAGCTTACCCGGACGAGACGCAGTATATTGGCAACGCCTACGCCGACTGGAAAGGTGGTTTTACTAACGAATTTTCTTACAAGAACTTCCGCTTCAGTGTGCTGGTGGATGGGCAGTATGGTGGTATCATCTACTCACAGACACACCACAAAATGTCGGAGCAAGGTAAGTTGAAGCACACGCTCATGGGCCGCGCAGAAGGCTTCATTATTGGCGACGGTGTGGTAGACAACGGCGACGGAACTTACTCAGAGAATACGACTAAAGTGAGCCCGCTGCAGTACTACAAGCGCTACTACCGCCGCGCCAACGTAGAGTCTAACTCTTTCGATGCTTCTTACCTGAAGCTCCGCGAAATGCGCCTGGAGTACAACCTTCCAAAGTCGCTGCTTGCTAAAACCAAGTTCCTGAATGGCGCGAGTGTGGCACTGTATGGCCGTGATCTGGCTATGCTCACCGACTTCCCAATCTTCGACCCTGAAACGGCAGCCCTGAATGGTTCTACCATTATGCCAGGTGTTGAGATAGGCCAGATGCCTTCTACAAGAACTTTCGGTGCAAACGTAACACTGCAGTTTTAA
- a CDS encoding IPT/TIG domain-containing protein, translated as MSLGVLTSCEDDDNDEPNGGRVELLSFGPTGAQHGEEIRFIGNNLNKVISVELPGVSVPKSAFKSHTSELIVLVVPEEAGEGRVTLKTTDGDVVSKTVLSFEVPVVVNSFTEEARPGSNITVSGNYLNWVKGVVFGEDTVKEFVSQSLKELVLTVPVKAQTGRLIFLTGGTEPLEIATEQELIVTLPSISGLAPNPVERGQNLTISGQNLDLTMGVLFNGITEPITDFVSVSATELVLVVPTEAGKGVVTLVAHSGVEVESEMSLQFIGDLPPLEPLPYFLYNDGRGEGWENWGWGGATDWASTERVRQGDLAAKKTYDGSYDAIRWHNNTAVSTSGYRELVFSVYGGPGTDSKNMQLIINEAWGSPYVFPVVEGEWTTYSIPLSQLGSPATIGDVLFQSAGWAGVVHYDHVGFR; from the coding sequence ATGTCTTTAGGAGTCCTGACGTCGTGTGAGGATGATGATAACGACGAGCCAAATGGAGGACGAGTAGAGTTGCTCAGCTTCGGTCCAACTGGTGCGCAGCATGGAGAAGAGATAAGATTTATAGGCAATAACCTGAACAAGGTTATATCTGTGGAGCTGCCAGGTGTAAGTGTGCCGAAATCGGCGTTCAAGAGCCATACCTCAGAACTTATTGTACTGGTAGTGCCTGAGGAAGCAGGTGAGGGGCGCGTAACACTGAAAACAACAGATGGAGATGTTGTTTCCAAAACAGTGTTAAGCTTTGAGGTGCCTGTTGTTGTCAATTCGTTTACTGAAGAGGCCAGACCTGGATCTAACATAACAGTTAGCGGAAACTACCTGAATTGGGTAAAGGGTGTGGTGTTTGGCGAGGATACCGTGAAGGAATTCGTGAGCCAGTCATTAAAGGAACTGGTACTTACGGTGCCAGTAAAAGCGCAGACAGGCCGACTGATTTTCCTGACAGGTGGTACAGAACCGCTGGAAATAGCAACGGAGCAGGAACTGATCGTTACTCTTCCTTCTATTTCAGGTTTAGCGCCTAACCCTGTAGAAAGAGGCCAAAACCTGACTATATCTGGTCAGAACCTCGACCTTACCATGGGTGTCCTGTTCAATGGCATAACAGAACCGATCACTGACTTTGTAAGTGTATCAGCTACTGAACTTGTTTTAGTGGTTCCTACAGAAGCTGGCAAGGGCGTGGTAACACTGGTTGCTCACTCCGGGGTTGAGGTGGAATCTGAGATGTCACTACAGTTTATAGGTGACTTGCCGCCACTGGAGCCGCTCCCATACTTCCTGTACAACGATGGCAGAGGAGAAGGCTGGGAAAACTGGGGTTGGGGTGGAGCCACAGATTGGGCGAGCACCGAAAGAGTAAGACAGGGTGACCTTGCTGCAAAAAAAACCTATGATGGTAGCTATGACGCCATCCGTTGGCATAACAACACAGCTGTATCTACTTCAGGATACAGGGAGCTGGTTTTCTCTGTTTACGGAGGTCCTGGCACGGATAGTAAGAACATGCAGCTTATCATAAACGAAGCCTGGGGTTCACCTTATGTGTTCCCGGTTGTAGAAGGCGAATGGACAACGTACAGCATTCCGTTGTCACAGTTAGGTAGTCCTGCTACAATAGGTGACGTTTTATTCCAGTCAGCTGGTTGGGCCGGAGTAGTACATTACGATCACGTTGGTTTCAGATAA
- a CDS encoding glycoside hydrolase family 9 protein yields the protein MKHLKLQLFTVITGLLALGGTTAEGQQLSEEIRLNQVGFYPDGPKKAIVPGKARGNFYITTSDFADTLYTGKLGEELKSVHSSKTTREANFSQLKATGTYVVAVPGLGHSYPFEIKQDAYQDVAKASIKAFYYQRVSTALKPEHAGKWSRLAGHPDNKVLVHASAASKSRPAGTVISSTKGWYDAGDYNKYIVNSGITTATMLSVYEDFPEYFKTMKLQIPESNNALPDLLDETLWNLRWMLTMQDPGDGGVYHKLTTPQFEGMNVKPAEARQPRYVVKKSTAAALDFAAVMAQASRVFKKYEQELPGFSDSCLVAAKSAWKWAGKNPAVLYNQDEMNKSFDPDVSTGAYGDKDVSDEFDWAAAELYLTTKDESYYKAIKAIPHKNMELPSWGQVRLLGYYSLARLQNELTPVAKKDFPKLKTALVAFADKLAAASQNNAYKVPMGSAASDFVWGSNAVAANQGIALVQAYRLTKDKKYLNNALANLDYLLGRNATGYSFLTGYGDKTPKYPHHRLSVSDEVEEPVPGLLVGGPNPGQQDGCTYPTKIADESYTDEECSYASNEIAINWNAPLVYLASALEALKQEAGYLAKNSN from the coding sequence ATGAAGCATCTAAAACTACAACTCTTTACTGTTATTACTGGCTTGCTCGCCTTAGGAGGTACAACAGCAGAAGGGCAACAGCTGTCGGAAGAAATTCGCTTGAACCAGGTTGGCTTTTACCCTGATGGTCCAAAAAAGGCCATTGTACCCGGTAAGGCAAGAGGTAACTTCTACATCACTACTTCCGATTTTGCGGATACCCTTTACACCGGAAAGCTTGGCGAAGAACTGAAATCAGTTCATTCTTCCAAAACTACACGGGAGGCAAACTTTTCACAGCTAAAAGCTACAGGCACTTATGTAGTAGCTGTGCCAGGGTTAGGGCATTCATACCCTTTCGAAATAAAGCAGGATGCCTATCAAGATGTGGCAAAAGCATCAATAAAGGCTTTCTACTACCAGAGGGTTTCTACAGCGCTTAAGCCAGAGCATGCAGGCAAGTGGAGCAGGCTAGCAGGTCATCCGGATAATAAAGTGCTGGTGCATGCATCTGCAGCAAGTAAAAGCCGACCTGCAGGAACAGTCATCTCATCTACAAAAGGATGGTATGATGCCGGAGATTATAACAAGTACATTGTGAACAGCGGCATTACTACAGCCACTATGCTTTCGGTGTACGAGGATTTTCCGGAGTACTTTAAAACGATGAAGCTACAAATTCCGGAAAGCAATAATGCGTTGCCGGATTTGCTGGATGAAACACTTTGGAACTTGCGCTGGATGCTGACAATGCAGGACCCCGGTGACGGTGGCGTATACCACAAGCTTACTACGCCTCAATTTGAGGGTATGAATGTAAAACCTGCCGAAGCTAGGCAACCTCGTTATGTTGTTAAGAAATCGACCGCAGCGGCTCTGGACTTTGCAGCAGTGATGGCACAGGCTAGCCGTGTGTTTAAGAAGTATGAGCAGGAGCTACCAGGCTTTTCTGATTCTTGTTTGGTGGCTGCAAAATCGGCCTGGAAGTGGGCTGGTAAGAACCCAGCAGTTTTGTATAATCAAGATGAAATGAACAAGTCATTTGATCCGGATGTAAGTACAGGTGCTTACGGTGACAAGGACGTGAGTGATGAGTTTGACTGGGCTGCTGCAGAACTATACCTGACCACAAAAGACGAGAGCTACTATAAAGCTATCAAAGCCATTCCACATAAAAATATGGAGCTTCCATCGTGGGGCCAGGTACGCCTATTGGGCTATTATTCGCTGGCACGCTTGCAAAATGAGCTAACCCCAGTTGCTAAGAAAGACTTTCCTAAGTTAAAAACAGCGCTTGTTGCCTTTGCTGATAAGTTAGCGGCAGCTAGCCAGAACAATGCATACAAAGTACCGATGGGCAGTGCTGCCAGTGATTTTGTGTGGGGAAGTAATGCAGTGGCGGCCAATCAGGGCATTGCCCTGGTACAGGCATACCGCCTCACAAAAGATAAGAAGTACTTGAACAATGCACTGGCTAACCTAGACTACCTACTGGGTAGAAACGCTACAGGATACTCGTTCCTGACAGGCTACGGAGACAAAACACCTAAGTACCCTCATCACCGCCTTTCTGTGTCTGATGAGGTAGAGGAGCCGGTGCCGGGCTTGCTAGTGGGTGGACCAAACCCGGGGCAGCAGGACGGCTGTACATATCCTACTAAGATAGCCGACGAATCTTATACAGATGAGGAGTGCTCTTATGCCTCAAACGAGATCGCCATCAACTGGAATGCGCCTTTAGTATACCTGGCTTCAGCATTGGAAGCTCTGAAGCAGGAGGCAGGCTATCTGGCTAAGAACAGTAATTAA
- a CDS encoding glycosyl hydrolase has product MRYRCYSFLFISILLSITIQAYAQKYEAENATLTGGATRQACSSCSGGYFVAQGEGKLSFNVTLPQSGFYTLVLRASAPNGDKTNIVAVNETTTDFILGQSNTYASHKVVHTLKLESGQHTIEIRKSWGWINIDYIELEKVDASERFNLNQALVTPNPTPEAKALYDFLLDHYGKKVISGAMTLDSLDEAMWLKQHTGKEPALLGIDFMHSGRGYTWYEDKMPIINARTWYSRNGIPAIMWHWRDPLRSTEEFYTQNDSKPNGTNFDISQISDENSAEYEAMLKDIDYIAGLLKELQEQHVPVVWRPLHEAAGGWFWWGAKGPEPLKALWRLMYDRMVNHHGLRNLIWVWTREPGDDAWYPGDAYVDIVGRDMYKDGDHSSHQIEFNNMNALYGGKKMVTLSEVGSYPDPDNLLQDGAGWSWFMPWYGGYTRDSKYNTVELWRKTMAHDYVLTLDEMPDLSTYTRQSQEPTGIEDELAKKQPVIAYPTIVNHSLTVRSERELKTLVVYNLLGTVVRQQKVTGHEAVISLAGLAPGVYLVQVNSKHVLRVLKQ; this is encoded by the coding sequence ATGAGGTACCGTTGTTATTCTTTTCTCTTCATTTCTATACTACTAAGTATAACTATACAAGCTTATGCCCAAAAGTATGAAGCGGAGAACGCAACACTGACAGGGGGCGCAACCAGGCAAGCATGTTCGTCTTGCTCAGGAGGATATTTTGTGGCACAGGGAGAAGGGAAGCTTTCTTTCAATGTAACGCTTCCGCAAAGCGGTTTTTATACTCTAGTACTTCGGGCCTCTGCTCCCAATGGCGATAAAACAAACATTGTTGCTGTTAACGAAACAACCACTGATTTTATTCTGGGCCAAAGTAACACGTACGCTTCTCATAAAGTGGTGCACACCCTAAAACTTGAATCAGGTCAGCACACAATCGAGATCAGAAAATCGTGGGGGTGGATTAACATCGATTACATTGAACTAGAAAAAGTTGATGCCTCAGAGCGCTTCAACCTGAATCAGGCATTGGTAACACCGAACCCAACTCCGGAAGCAAAAGCGCTTTACGACTTCCTGTTAGATCATTATGGCAAGAAAGTAATTTCGGGTGCCATGACCCTGGATAGCCTGGACGAAGCTATGTGGCTGAAGCAACACACAGGTAAGGAACCTGCTCTGCTAGGTATAGATTTTATGCACAGCGGCAGGGGGTATACATGGTATGAAGACAAAATGCCTATCATCAATGCCCGCACCTGGTACAGCCGAAATGGTATACCCGCTATCATGTGGCACTGGCGCGACCCCTTACGCAGCACGGAAGAGTTTTATACTCAAAACGACTCCAAACCTAACGGGACTAACTTTGACATCTCCCAAATCTCTGATGAGAACTCTGCAGAGTATGAAGCCATGTTAAAGGATATTGACTACATAGCTGGTCTGCTGAAAGAGCTGCAGGAACAGCATGTGCCTGTTGTATGGAGACCACTGCACGAAGCTGCCGGAGGCTGGTTTTGGTGGGGAGCCAAAGGGCCGGAGCCACTTAAAGCATTATGGCGCCTGATGTATGACCGTATGGTAAACCATCATGGGCTTCGGAACCTGATCTGGGTGTGGACCAGGGAGCCAGGTGACGATGCATGGTATCCGGGTGATGCCTATGTAGATATTGTTGGGCGGGACATGTACAAAGACGGTGATCACAGTTCGCACCAGATAGAGTTCAACAACATGAATGCTCTTTATGGGGGAAAGAAGATGGTTACTCTTAGCGAGGTAGGTTCTTATCCTGATCCGGATAACCTGCTGCAGGATGGTGCAGGCTGGTCGTGGTTTATGCCATGGTACGGAGGCTACACCCGCGACAGCAAGTATAACACAGTAGAATTATGGCGTAAAACAATGGCACATGACTATGTGCTAACGCTGGATGAAATGCCTGACCTGAGCACTTATACAAGGCAGTCCCAGGAGCCGACAGGTATAGAAGATGAGCTGGCGAAGAAGCAGCCTGTTATAGCCTATCCAACCATTGTGAATCATAGTCTAACGGTCAGAAGTGAGAGGGAATTGAAAACCTTAGTCGTGTATAATCTTTTAGGCACCGTGGTAAGGCAGCAAAAGGTTACCGGTCACGAAGCAGTGATTTCGCTTGCTGGTCTTGCTCCAGGAGTATACCTGGTGCAGGTAAACAGCAAGCATGTACTGCGTGTGCTAAAGCAATAA
- a CDS encoding SusD/RagB family nutrient-binding outer membrane lipoprotein, which translates to MMTKSIKKFLVLLVALGSVTVSCTDDFEEINLDPNRIEKISPGTLLNPIIYEVASFNTSRSNAFTFEIMQVSLPFPSPSGGEHRYDVGDGAGNSTWNTYYRWLTNIKEMQAAAVAAEDPNYEAIALTLNAWVYSLLTDSFGDVPMEEATRGDEGVFYPAFNTQQEVYTKILADLDRASTLFDTSKPMIYGTEILFDNNVGNWQRFCNSLRLRLLLRVSNRTETNATARMAEIINNPEQYPVFTSNEEAAILEITGVPPLVSPWGRAVDFRTGRAASAFFIDNLNELNDPRREKFFGQATSKDGATKIGFRGIPSGYDGGDAQFDFSPSSPNIELVTAPMISVIMSYAEVEFIKAELAQKGIISSDAQVHYEKGVKAAIEQWGAEFPADYFENPTAAYNGTFERIMLQKYFALYFNDYQQWFEYRRTGLPVLPKTESMMNDKMVPVRFRYPATVQQMNSENYMKAVERMGGDDINTKVWWEK; encoded by the coding sequence ATGATGACAAAAAGTATAAAGAAGTTTTTGGTTTTGTTGGTGGCATTGGGTAGTGTAACCGTTTCATGCACCGACGACTTTGAGGAGATCAATCTCGACCCTAACAGAATTGAGAAAATTAGCCCTGGCACCTTGCTGAATCCGATTATTTATGAAGTTGCCAGCTTTAATACCTCCCGAAGCAATGCCTTCACGTTCGAGATAATGCAGGTTTCGTTGCCGTTCCCGAGCCCATCTGGCGGGGAGCACCGCTACGATGTTGGTGACGGCGCAGGTAATTCTACCTGGAACACTTATTACCGTTGGCTCACGAATATAAAGGAAATGCAGGCTGCTGCTGTAGCTGCTGAGGATCCAAACTATGAGGCAATCGCTCTTACCCTAAATGCTTGGGTTTACTCGCTCCTGACAGACTCTTTTGGGGATGTGCCGATGGAAGAAGCTACGCGTGGTGACGAGGGCGTTTTCTATCCGGCCTTCAATACACAGCAAGAAGTATACACCAAGATACTGGCTGACTTAGATAGAGCGAGCACCCTGTTCGACACATCTAAGCCAATGATTTATGGTACTGAGATTCTCTTTGACAATAACGTGGGTAACTGGCAGCGCTTCTGTAACTCGCTGCGCCTGCGCTTGCTGTTAAGGGTGTCTAATAGAACCGAAACGAATGCAACGGCAAGAATGGCTGAGATCATCAACAACCCTGAGCAGTATCCTGTGTTCACCAGCAACGAAGAGGCAGCCATACTTGAAATTACAGGTGTACCGCCGCTGGTGTCGCCTTGGGGGCGTGCCGTAGACTTCAGAACAGGTCGTGCGGCTTCTGCTTTCTTTATCGACAACCTGAATGAGCTGAATGACCCCCGTCGTGAGAAGTTCTTTGGACAGGCTACATCAAAAGACGGCGCTACTAAAATAGGGTTCAGAGGTATACCAAGCGGCTACGATGGCGGCGATGCACAATTCGATTTCTCTCCATCTAGCCCAAACATCGAACTGGTAACGGCACCAATGATTTCTGTGATCATGAGCTACGCCGAAGTTGAGTTTATCAAGGCAGAACTGGCGCAAAAAGGAATCATCAGCTCAGATGCGCAGGTACATTACGAAAAAGGTGTAAAGGCTGCTATTGAGCAGTGGGGGGCGGAATTCCCGGCAGACTACTTTGAAAATCCGACTGCTGCTTATAACGGCACTTTCGAGCGCATTATGCTGCAGAAGTACTTTGCCTTGTACTTCAACGACTATCAGCAGTGGTTCGAGTATCGCCGCACCGGCTTGCCTGTACTTCCTAAAACAGAGAGTATGATGAACGACAAAATGGTGCCAGTACGCTTCCGCTACCCTGCCACCGTGCAGCAGATGAACAGTGAAAACTATATGAAAGCTGTGGAGCGTATGGGCGGCGATGATATTAACACCAAAGTTTGGTGGGAGAAGTAA
- a CDS encoding DUF2490 domain-containing protein yields the protein MKNRPTLILLAWVLLAPALLLNTASAQTTERIKDHNTNGWYMYFGDHKVADRWGIHAEVQLRRHNTIKNPQQLLFRTGVNYDLTPTAMFTLGYGFIETHPYGDYPAAGTFPEQRIYEQLQLKGNIARVGLSHRYRLEQRWVKQPGAADYTYLNRARYMIKATLPLVGPSLEPKEPFLAAYDEVFVGFGENVKQNIFDQNRAYVALGYKISNSSSLELGYLNQIVQKANGVVFEHNHTLQVSFFHTLNFAKQD from the coding sequence ATGAAGAATAGACCTACTCTTATACTTTTGGCATGGGTGCTTCTGGCCCCTGCCCTGCTACTAAACACAGCAAGCGCTCAGACAACCGAGCGCATTAAAGACCACAACACCAATGGCTGGTACATGTACTTCGGAGACCACAAAGTTGCTGACCGGTGGGGAATACATGCAGAGGTGCAACTGCGGCGACATAACACCATCAAAAACCCGCAGCAGCTACTTTTCCGTACAGGTGTAAATTATGACCTCACTCCTACTGCCATGTTCACGTTGGGCTACGGTTTCATTGAGACACATCCATACGGCGACTATCCGGCAGCAGGTACTTTTCCGGAGCAGCGTATTTACGAGCAGTTGCAGTTAAAAGGAAATATAGCCCGTGTCGGTTTATCGCACCGTTATCGCCTGGAGCAGCGCTGGGTAAAGCAGCCTGGAGCAGCCGATTATACTTACCTGAATCGTGCCCGTTATATGATAAAGGCTACGTTACCGCTTGTCGGCCCATCGCTTGAGCCAAAGGAGCCTTTCCTGGCCGCATACGATGAGGTGTTTGTAGGCTTTGGTGAGAATGTAAAGCAAAACATTTTTGACCAAAACAGAGCTTATGTAGCATTAGGCTATAAAATCAGCAACTCATCCTCGCTTGAATTAGGCTACTTAAATCAGATTGTTCAAAAGGCAAACGGGGTAGTGTTCGAGCACAACCATACTTTGCAGGTTAGCTTCTTCCATACGCTTAACTTTGCAAAGCAGGACTAG